One part of the Lotus japonicus ecotype B-129 chromosome 2, LjGifu_v1.2 genome encodes these proteins:
- the LOC130740947 gene encoding uncharacterized protein LOC130740947 has product MPTPTPLSSASAMLRRRLLPSLRTRGGSSSRWTSAGHEEHPKGYLFNRTPLAPWESRSWEDWELPCYITSFLTIVILGVGLNAKPDLTMETWAHEKALERLRMENNLTAGSTELLNNQDCKDEQGEE; this is encoded by the exons ATGCCAACCCCAACACCGTTAAGCAGCGCCTCCGCCATGCTCCGCCGGCGTCTCCTCCCATCACTTCGAACCCGCGGCGGTTCCTCCTCCCGGTGGACGAGTGCAGGCCATGAGGAGCATCCGAAGGGGTACCTCTTCAACCGGACTCCACTAGCACCGTGGGAGTCTCGCTCATGGGAAGATTGGGAACTCCCCTGCTACATCACCAGCTTCCTCACCATCGTGATCTTGGGCGTTGGTCTCAACGCCAAGCCCGATTTGACCATGGAAACCTGGGCCCACGAGAAAGCTCTTGAACGCCTCAGGATGGAGAACAACCTCACCGCTGGATCCACTGAATTGCTGAATAATCAGG ATTGCAAGGATGAACAAGGGGAAGAGTGA